One window of Alkaliphilus metalliredigens QYMF genomic DNA carries:
- a CDS encoding PAS domain S-box protein has protein sequence MLNVNTNTNTNTNTNTYMTLFDDALIGIFHSTFDGKFTYANKALSTIFKYDSPEEVISSIESIDTQLLAKEYNRAEIVEQIRRTGKVTNHEVKYQCKDGSIVNALLNMQIIKDIEGNELYLEGFITDVTSLKEKEKRLEENEQMLQELNEELEATLHQLAANEEELRANYEELKEKEAMKESYECLFNNSLDAIVHFDEKERIIDVNTEFMQLFGYKIEAVKGKHINDIVDPFQKIEGHLTYEALKKGDCQFRETVRFDRSGNPIHVFVKGVPIVINKRTVGGYAIYTDVRFIKEAKKQITTQQKILESLFKYSPDGIVHLDMNCKIQKINKAFIDIFGYTSDECIGKTIDELITSQEYFEEAQVINDLASRNEKIEVDTVRRTKDGTLVDVCIRGGPIIIDGQVTGDHAIYTDIRARKEAEDQIKYLSYYDKLTGLYNRAFFEEELKRLDTKRQLPLGIIIGDVNGLKLTNDVFGHLSGDQLLANTAQILKKACRKEDIVCRWGGDEFAILLPHIDKEGIKKICKRIYHLCEESMDTPIQISIALGYGIKYKEIEPMIDVMKEAEEQMYRNKLLESKSNRSHIINSLQKSLYERSHETEEHAQRMKELSIVLGKSLNLDNDKINELGLLAILHDIGKMAISDAILQKPGPLTSQEWEQMKRHSEIGYRIAETSPELIHISKYILYHHERWDGAGYPQGLKGDEIPLLSRIIAVVDVYDVMTNARVYKEAISHQEAIQELIRCSGSQFDPTIVNKFIRLFK, from the coding sequence GTGTTAAATGTAAATACTAATACCAATACCAATACCAATACCAATACTTATATGACCCTATTTGATGATGCACTAATCGGTATTTTTCATAGTACCTTTGACGGAAAGTTTACGTATGCCAATAAAGCACTCTCCACCATATTCAAATATGACTCACCAGAGGAAGTCATTTCTTCCATTGAAAGTATAGATACCCAGCTTCTTGCAAAAGAATATAATCGTGCAGAAATAGTGGAGCAGATAAGACGAACAGGTAAGGTGACGAACCACGAAGTAAAATATCAATGTAAAGATGGGAGTATTGTAAATGCCCTATTAAATATGCAGATCATAAAGGATATAGAGGGTAATGAATTGTATCTTGAAGGTTTTATCACTGATGTGACATCCCTAAAGGAAAAAGAAAAAAGACTTGAAGAAAACGAACAAATGCTTCAGGAATTAAACGAAGAGCTAGAAGCGACCCTACATCAATTAGCTGCAAATGAAGAAGAATTGCGTGCAAATTATGAAGAGCTAAAAGAGAAAGAAGCCATGAAAGAATCCTATGAATGTCTCTTTAATAATTCATTAGATGCCATTGTTCATTTTGATGAAAAAGAACGTATTATAGATGTGAATACAGAATTTATGCAGTTATTTGGCTATAAAATAGAAGCGGTTAAAGGCAAGCATATTAATGACATTGTTGATCCCTTCCAAAAAATAGAGGGGCATCTTACCTACGAGGCTTTGAAAAAGGGAGATTGTCAATTTCGAGAGACTGTGCGATTTGATAGATCTGGAAATCCAATTCATGTTTTTGTTAAAGGCGTACCCATTGTCATCAACAAAAGAACTGTTGGAGGCTATGCCATTTATACTGATGTCAGATTTATAAAAGAAGCAAAAAAACAGATTACAACACAACAAAAAATACTGGAATCTCTTTTCAAGTATTCTCCAGATGGGATCGTACATCTTGATATGAATTGTAAGATCCAAAAAATCAACAAGGCCTTTATAGATATATTTGGCTATACATCCGATGAATGCATTGGAAAAACCATCGATGAATTAATTACCAGCCAAGAGTATTTTGAAGAAGCTCAAGTGATTAATGACCTAGCTTCCCGAAATGAAAAAATAGAAGTGGATACCGTGAGAAGAACTAAGGATGGCACCTTAGTGGATGTTTGTATTAGGGGAGGCCCTATCATTATTGATGGTCAAGTGACTGGGGATCATGCTATTTATACAGATATTCGAGCCAGAAAAGAAGCTGAAGACCAAATAAAGTACTTAAGCTATTATGATAAATTAACGGGCCTATATAATCGCGCTTTTTTTGAAGAAGAACTGAAACGTCTTGACACCAAGAGACAGCTTCCCCTGGGCATCATCATTGGTGATGTCAATGGGTTGAAACTAACAAATGATGTTTTCGGCCACCTATCAGGGGATCAACTTTTAGCCAATACTGCACAGATCCTTAAAAAAGCCTGTCGTAAGGAAGATATTGTCTGTAGATGGGGAGGAGATGAATTTGCAATCCTCTTACCTCATATAGACAAAGAAGGGATTAAAAAGATCTGTAAGAGAATCTATCATCTATGTGAAGAATCAATGGATACACCCATACAAATCAGTATTGCACTTGGCTATGGTATTAAATATAAAGAGATCGAACCCATGATAGATGTGATGAAAGAAGCAGAAGAACAAATGTATCGAAATAAATTACTGGAAAGCAAGAGTAATAGAAGTCATATTATCAATTCTTTGCAAAAGTCATTATATGAGCGTAGTCATGAAACAGAAGAACACGCCCAGCGCATGAAGGAACTGAGTATTGTATTAGGTAAAAGTCTAAATCTTGATAATGATAAAATAAATGAATTGGGTTTATTGGCCATACTTCATGATATTGGAAAAATGGCTATTTCTGATGCTATACTGCAAAAACCAGGGCCACTTACGTCACAGGAATGGGAACAAATGAAAAGACATAGTGAAATTGGCTATCGGATTGCAGAAACATCTCCAGAATTAATCCATATCTCTAAGTATATTTTATATCATCATGAAAGATGGGATGGTGCAGGATACCCCCAGGGCTTAAAGGGTGACGAAATCCCTCTGCTCTCTCGTATTATTGCTGTGGTGGATGTATACGATGTCATGACAAATGCCAGGGTGTATAAAGAAGCCATTTCTCACCAGGAAGCAATCCAAGAGCTTATAAGATGCTCTGGCAGCCAATTTGATCCCACAATCGTTAACAAATTTATTCGACTTTTTAAGTGA
- a CDS encoding B12-binding domain-containing radical SAM protein, with product MKKLLLIQSTPYDSQRRPIKKNKLYFVGLGLPLLAALTPEDWQVEIVLETIEEIPFESDADVVAIGSMGHAIIRSIDIATEFKKRGKTVIMGGYMASLMGEEAKKYCDSVVIGDAEGVWGQLLEDYESGQLKDFYKEELNELSTPLPRFDLIMGKNIGDFLPVQAGRGCPNSCSFCSVHCLYKNKYLKRAIPDVLRDIAQIKELGFKKFLLLDDNIIADRDYLMTLCGEIKKLKMKWISQCAITIGEDLELLKAVADSGCIALSFGLESITQESLNDMDKSWANPSHYPHLIKTIQEAGIDVSTEMVVGADGDTLGSIAATAQFIEDNKIVVPRFYILTPIPGTKYFDEMKSAGRIYKEDIYSYNGSEAVHIPQNMTPQELTTAYWELYNEVFSYKSIVKRTLWQKGFFKRMDRAFFYVMVNLFYRYQIKRKITPNII from the coding sequence ATGAAAAAACTATTGTTAATTCAATCCACCCCCTATGACTCCCAAAGACGACCCATTAAAAAGAATAAACTGTACTTCGTAGGATTAGGACTCCCCCTACTGGCAGCCCTGACACCAGAGGATTGGCAGGTGGAAATTGTTTTAGAGACCATAGAGGAGATCCCCTTTGAAAGCGATGCAGATGTGGTTGCCATTGGTAGTATGGGTCATGCCATTATTCGATCCATAGACATTGCCACTGAATTTAAAAAGAGGGGTAAAACCGTCATCATGGGAGGCTATATGGCCAGCCTCATGGGGGAAGAAGCGAAAAAATATTGCGATAGTGTCGTGATTGGAGATGCAGAAGGAGTCTGGGGTCAGCTACTGGAGGATTATGAAAGTGGCCAATTGAAGGATTTTTATAAAGAAGAATTAAATGAGTTGTCCACACCCCTGCCTCGATTTGATTTAATCATGGGGAAAAACATTGGGGATTTTCTGCCAGTGCAAGCCGGAAGAGGCTGTCCCAACAGCTGTAGCTTTTGCTCTGTTCATTGCTTATATAAAAACAAGTACTTGAAAAGGGCCATACCAGATGTGCTACGGGATATTGCTCAGATAAAAGAATTAGGTTTTAAAAAGTTCTTGCTTTTAGATGATAACATTATTGCAGACCGGGATTACCTCATGACCCTTTGTGGTGAAATTAAAAAGCTTAAGATGAAGTGGATTTCCCAATGCGCCATTACCATTGGAGAGGATCTTGAGCTACTGAAAGCTGTGGCCGATAGTGGTTGTATTGCCTTGAGCTTTGGTCTAGAGAGTATCACCCAGGAAAGCCTGAACGATATGGATAAATCCTGGGCCAATCCAAGCCATTATCCTCATCTCATTAAGACCATTCAAGAGGCAGGCATCGATGTCTCAACGGAAATGGTAGTAGGGGCAGATGGAGATACCCTAGGGTCCATTGCCGCCACAGCCCAATTTATTGAGGACAATAAAATTGTGGTACCTAGGTTTTATATCCTGACCCCCATCCCTGGAACTAAATATTTTGATGAAATGAAGTCTGCCGGGCGAATTTATAAAGAGGACATATATTCCTATAATGGAAGTGAAGCAGTTCATATTCCACAAAACATGACACCCCAAGAGCTGACTACAGCCTATTGGGAGCTATACAATGAGGTTTTTTCTTACAAATCCATCGTAAAAAGAACCCTATGGCAAAAAGGGTTCTTCAAGAGAATGGATCGCGCTTTTTTTTACGTAATGGTGAATTTGTTTTATCGATATCAAATAAAGCGAAAAATTACACCAAATATTATTTAA
- a CDS encoding B12-binding domain-containing radical SAM protein: MKILLIRPKPHKETIGLQHVMICEPLELEYIAANIEDKEASVEIIDMILEKKPLEYFIQKHQPNIVGLSGYITHVEVIKGYGERIKKIKPDTTVVVGGVHAEVVPQDFVSDFIDYIVEANPIKTFNQIINHPGEKDIQGTYQPGKTNVKETTFSYKFPARNKVAKYRNQYYYMFHNPCSLIKTSFGCPYNCSFCFCKEITDGKYYTRSIDSVIQELKGIPEQEIYIVDDDFLFSSQRILEFCQRLQEENIHKRFLVYGRADFIYKNESVMKTFKEAGLRAVIVGLESFKKADLDKYNKGTNIIENEEAVKILKRHDIEIYGTFILDMDFSKEDFKDLYGWIKKLDLTFVNLQPLTPLPGTEIYESYEKHFIIQKQEYEKWDLAHLVLAPTKMSVRRYYFEMIKLYYKITMDPKSVVKLIRKYGFKDVLKLSIGSSRVTQQYIGKIVRGK; encoded by the coding sequence ATGAAAATTTTATTGATTAGACCTAAACCACATAAAGAAACAATTGGGCTACAGCATGTGATGATCTGTGAGCCCCTAGAGCTGGAATATATCGCTGCCAACATCGAGGACAAAGAGGCAAGTGTTGAAATTATAGATATGATTTTAGAGAAAAAGCCATTGGAGTACTTTATCCAAAAGCATCAGCCGAATATTGTAGGTTTGAGTGGCTATATAACCCATGTGGAAGTCATCAAGGGTTATGGAGAAAGGATTAAAAAAATTAAACCCGATACAACAGTGGTGGTGGGTGGCGTCCATGCAGAGGTGGTACCCCAGGATTTTGTCAGTGACTTTATTGATTATATCGTAGAGGCAAATCCCATTAAAACATTTAACCAGATCATCAATCATCCGGGGGAAAAGGACATCCAGGGGACCTATCAACCAGGTAAAACAAATGTAAAGGAGACCACATTTTCCTACAAATTTCCCGCTAGAAACAAAGTAGCAAAATATCGAAATCAATATTACTATATGTTTCATAATCCCTGTAGTCTAATTAAGACATCATTTGGATGCCCTTACAATTGTAGCTTTTGCTTTTGCAAGGAAATCACCGACGGAAAATATTACACAAGAAGTATTGATTCTGTCATCCAAGAGCTTAAGGGGATTCCTGAACAGGAAATATACATTGTAGATGACGACTTTTTATTCTCAAGCCAACGGATATTGGAGTTTTGTCAAAGACTACAGGAGGAGAATATTCACAAACGCTTCCTGGTCTATGGTAGGGCAGATTTTATATACAAAAATGAATCGGTGATGAAAACATTTAAAGAAGCCGGCCTTAGGGCTGTCATTGTGGGATTAGAATCCTTCAAAAAAGCAGATTTAGATAAATACAATAAGGGTACAAATATCATAGAAAATGAAGAGGCTGTGAAAATTCTGAAAAGGCATGATATCGAGATCTATGGCACCTTTATATTAGACATGGATTTTTCTAAAGAGGACTTTAAAGATCTCTATGGCTGGATTAAAAAGTTAGATCTCACATTTGTGAACCTACAGCCCTTGACCCCGTTACCAGGAACAGAAATCTATGAATCCTATGAAAAACATTTTATCATCCAAAAGCAGGAATATGAGAAATGGGATTTAGCCCATTTGGTGCTGGCTCCAACAAAAATGTCAGTACGACGCTATTATTTTGAAATGATCAAACTGTATTACAAAATCACCATGGATCCCAAAAGTGTTGTAAAATTAATTAGAAAATATGGGTTTAAGGATGTCCTAAAGCTCTCCATAGGCAGTAGTCGGGTCACCCAACAATATATCGGAAAGATAGTAAGGGGTAAATAA
- a CDS encoding class I SAM-dependent DNA methyltransferase, giving the protein MNNQKIWDFWAQHYEGLWVQKNSLAPTREKILLYLEGLLEKGKTYRIVDVGCGTGELLREMAKTFSRDDYDLQLSGIDFSQNMIKRAKEMGGSIEYEQLNVKELTSLEGQFDIIICSHSFPYYEDQRAVLELFKENLKTNGHLLLAQASQNNLYDQVVMSFVKLTVGRAHYPSVEAIVNMAQGLFQVLDMMKIKKGFFMPSIIFFVLKVESEERQDKGENHENFID; this is encoded by the coding sequence ATGAATAATCAAAAAATATGGGACTTTTGGGCCCAGCATTACGAAGGCCTATGGGTACAGAAAAACTCACTGGCACCCACAAGAGAGAAAATACTTCTGTATCTAGAGGGGCTTTTAGAGAAGGGTAAGACATATCGTATTGTAGATGTAGGCTGTGGCACAGGAGAACTCCTTAGGGAAATGGCTAAGACCTTTTCAAGGGATGATTATGATTTACAATTATCCGGTATTGATTTTTCTCAAAACATGATAAAAAGAGCCAAGGAAATGGGAGGAAGTATTGAGTATGAGCAATTAAATGTCAAGGAGCTCACCTCACTAGAAGGCCAATTTGACATTATCATTTGTAGCCATTCATTTCCTTATTATGAGGATCAAAGGGCTGTTCTTGAATTATTTAAAGAGAACTTAAAAACCAATGGACATCTACTCCTTGCCCAGGCCTCCCAAAATAATTTATATGATCAAGTGGTCATGTCCTTTGTGAAGCTGACGGTGGGAAGGGCTCATTACCCAAGTGTAGAAGCCATTGTAAACATGGCCCAGGGACTTTTTCAAGTGTTGGACATGATGAAGATAAAGAAGGGATTTTTTATGCCTTCTATTATCTTTTTTGTATTGAAAGTAGAAAGTGAAGAAAGACAGGACAAAGGAGAAAATCATGAAAATTTTATTGATTAG
- a CDS encoding B12-binding domain-containing radical SAM protein: protein MKILLVKCHKKTIFSKIEPIVTEPLELEYLSALLENLEIQHRVYDGLLEKGSFRAVFEAYEPDVLLLTGYITAVGKIIAYSQYAKKSHRQIKVIVGGVHAEINYEDFFVDTIDIIVHSNGLSTLNELLQHDFHLEIMRGLKGIALRHGDQWTVNESVPTALTQMPLPNRDYFEKHQHRTKYMSYSPVAIVKTALSCPHGCHFCYCKLLNTGLYATREINEVVEEISGIGAPYIWIVDDSFLLDRQRTRQFIEAIKISGIRKKFIAYSRVDFVVNNEDILQQLKEIGFIELIIGMEAVDDSMLKDFNKAATVDENSRTVTLLKKYDIKLTALFIVGIDFKVGDFKKMRHWIRRRKLQSFTVSIFTPMKGTQGYGDYEEKIQETDFSKFDFLHLTMKPYYMSKFSFYIQFYLIYGQLFFQSKSVRQYLFKNLKHILKPGGYHE from the coding sequence ATGAAGATCCTACTGGTAAAATGTCATAAAAAAACTATTTTTTCGAAAATAGAGCCCATTGTGACAGAGCCCTTAGAACTAGAGTATTTATCGGCATTACTTGAAAACTTAGAAATACAACATAGGGTTTATGACGGCCTTTTAGAGAAAGGATCATTTAGAGCAGTATTTGAGGCCTATGAACCTGATGTACTGTTACTGACGGGATATATCACCGCCGTGGGCAAAATCATAGCCTATTCTCAATATGCAAAAAAAAGTCACAGGCAGATAAAGGTCATTGTGGGGGGCGTCCATGCGGAGATCAATTATGAGGACTTCTTTGTGGATACCATCGATATCATTGTTCATTCCAACGGACTCTCGACATTAAATGAATTACTACAGCATGACTTTCACCTAGAAATCATGAGAGGCCTAAAGGGAATCGCCCTTCGGCATGGTGACCAATGGACTGTCAATGAAAGTGTCCCCACGGCATTGACCCAAATGCCCCTTCCCAATAGAGATTATTTTGAAAAACATCAGCATCGAACAAAATATATGTCCTACAGTCCTGTGGCCATTGTCAAGACAGCCCTATCCTGCCCCCACGGCTGTCATTTTTGCTACTGCAAGCTCTTAAATACAGGATTGTATGCCACAAGGGAAATCAATGAAGTTGTAGAAGAAATAAGTGGCATTGGAGCTCCGTATATCTGGATTGTGGATGATAGTTTTTTACTAGATAGACAGCGAACACGACAATTTATAGAGGCAATTAAAATAAGCGGGATCAGAAAAAAATTCATTGCCTATTCTAGGGTGGATTTTGTGGTCAACAATGAGGACATCCTTCAACAGTTGAAGGAAATTGGATTCATAGAGTTGATCATCGGCATGGAGGCCGTGGATGACAGTATGTTGAAGGACTTCAATAAAGCAGCCACTGTTGATGAAAACAGTCGCACTGTAACACTTTTAAAAAAATATGACATTAAACTAACGGCTTTATTTATTGTTGGAATTGACTTCAAAGTAGGGGATTTCAAAAAAATGCGTCACTGGATACGAAGGAGAAAATTGCAAAGCTTTACGGTCTCCATCTTTACTCCCATGAAGGGGACCCAGGGCTACGGTGATTATGAAGAGAAAATTCAGGAGACTGATTTTAGTAAATTTGATTTTCTACATTTAACAATGAAACCCTACTACATGTCGAAGTTTTCTTTTTATATTCAATTCTATTTGATTTATGGACAACTGTTTTTCCAAAGCAAATCCGTGAGACAATATCTATTTAAAAACCTGAAACACATTCTAAAACCTGGAGGCTATCATGAATAA
- a CDS encoding GNAT family N-acetyltransferase, with translation MFHIYHRVEDLPASWDEVVGDHPFLKRSVLKCLQEVNPCKQLYHFNKEKGMALVSYELKLDLFTFSRRLSWRIPVNMIGVPMSVSSCGYAIKEEGHREDLVQYITTLRGFYIMLNSQDHFKFPKGHTLPTYQMQIKWSTFHEYLLDMRSHYRYRIKKAMKRFETVVVAELEDQSLFDEELYSLYEAVYENSKEKLEKLPIEFFRDFPSKIITFTANEETIGFVQLVVRQESLLFIFGGFKHSLNHKYDLYMNMLLYIVDYGIKNGFQSIDFGQTAEETKTKIGAIPHEKRMYLHHHNPVVKRILHRLAPKFSYGQYRVTHHIFKGENHEDPTGKMS, from the coding sequence ATGTTTCATATCTATCATCGGGTGGAGGATTTACCAGCATCATGGGATGAAGTCGTGGGGGATCATCCTTTTTTAAAAAGAAGTGTCCTAAAATGTCTTCAGGAGGTTAATCCTTGTAAGCAGCTTTATCATTTTAACAAGGAAAAGGGCATGGCCTTGGTGTCCTATGAACTAAAGCTGGATTTATTTACATTTTCCAGGCGCTTATCTTGGAGGATCCCTGTGAATATGATTGGTGTTCCCATGTCGGTCTCAAGCTGTGGTTATGCCATTAAAGAGGAAGGCCATAGGGAGGACTTAGTTCAATATATCACCACCCTCAGGGGTTTTTATATTATGCTCAATTCCCAGGATCATTTTAAATTCCCAAAGGGCCACACCCTTCCTACCTATCAAATGCAGATAAAATGGAGCACATTTCATGAATATCTCCTTGACATGAGGAGCCATTATCGATATCGAATTAAAAAGGCCATGAAGCGTTTTGAGACTGTTGTAGTAGCAGAATTAGAGGATCAGAGTCTCTTTGATGAAGAGCTATACAGTCTATATGAGGCGGTATATGAAAACTCGAAAGAGAAACTAGAAAAGCTACCCATTGAATTTTTTAGAGACTTTCCATCGAAAATAATTACATTTACAGCCAATGAAGAGACCATAGGTTTTGTGCAATTGGTGGTTCGGCAGGAGTCTCTTTTATTTATTTTTGGTGGATTTAAGCATTCTCTAAATCACAAATATGACTTGTATATGAATATGTTACTGTATATCGTGGATTATGGCATAAAAAATGGCTTCCAATCTATTGATTTTGGACAAACCGCGGAGGAAACCAAAACAAAAATTGGCGCCATACCCCATGAAAAAAGAATGTATTTACATCATCACAATCCTGTTGTGAAAAGGATACTCCATAGGCTGGCACCTAAGTTCTCCTATGGACAGTATCGGGTTACCCATCATATTTTCAAGGGGGAGAATCATGAAGATCCTACTGGTAAAATGTCATAA
- a CDS encoding pyridoxal phosphate-dependent aminotransferase has translation MDLSLLSKRMFNLGSESAFEVLEKAKKLEAEGKNIIHFEIGEPDFDTPRNIIEAGKTALDEGYTHYTAAQGYLPLREAVTQYALEYKNIKTNPEEVVIVPGGKPIMFYTMTALINPGDEVIYPSPGFPIYESLIRFYGGIPVPLAIREENDFRLDVEELKSKLTTKTKLLLINSPANPTGGVLSEEDIDEIANVLIGKNIFVLSDEIYDRMIYDGSTKSIASIPEMKEWTIVLDGFSKTYAMTGWRLGYGIMNKTLAQKVTDLMINTNSCTAAFAQVAGIEALTGPQHAVDEMKSEFFNRREIIVDGLNGIKGFKCIKSPGAFYAFPNIKDTGMRSSELSDYLMNHAGVAVLSGSSFGAFGEGYLRFSYATSTENIKIALKRIDEAMKKL, from the coding sequence ATGGATTTATCTTTATTATCAAAAAGAATGTTCAATTTAGGGAGTGAATCTGCTTTTGAAGTGCTTGAAAAGGCAAAGAAACTAGAGGCAGAGGGTAAAAATATTATTCACTTTGAAATTGGAGAACCAGACTTTGACACACCTCGTAATATTATTGAGGCAGGAAAAACGGCATTGGACGAAGGATATACCCACTATACTGCAGCCCAAGGATATCTTCCATTAAGAGAAGCCGTTACCCAGTATGCTTTGGAATATAAAAATATCAAAACAAATCCCGAGGAAGTTGTCATTGTTCCCGGTGGAAAGCCTATCATGTTCTATACCATGACGGCATTGATTAATCCTGGAGATGAAGTGATTTATCCTTCTCCTGGTTTTCCAATCTATGAATCACTCATTCGTTTCTATGGGGGGATCCCTGTTCCCTTAGCAATAAGAGAAGAAAATGATTTTCGATTAGATGTAGAGGAGTTAAAATCAAAACTAACGACTAAAACAAAGCTTTTACTCATTAACTCTCCTGCCAATCCAACTGGTGGTGTGCTTTCTGAAGAGGATATTGATGAAATTGCTAATGTCCTTATAGGAAAAAATATTTTTGTTCTATCTGATGAGATTTATGATCGAATGATCTATGACGGGTCTACTAAGTCAATTGCATCCATTCCAGAAATGAAAGAGTGGACAATTGTACTTGACGGATTTTCAAAGACCTATGCCATGACAGGCTGGCGGTTAGGCTACGGGATTATGAATAAAACACTGGCTCAGAAAGTGACGGATTTAATGATTAATACTAATTCTTGTACAGCAGCCTTTGCACAGGTTGCAGGGATTGAAGCATTAACAGGTCCTCAACATGCCGTAGATGAAATGAAATCAGAATTTTTTAATCGTAGGGAAATCATTGTTGATGGACTCAACGGCATCAAAGGCTTTAAATGCATAAAATCCCCCGGCGCCTTTTACGCATTTCCAAACATTAAGGATACAGGCATGAGAAGCTCTGAATTATCCGATTATTTGATGAACCATGCAGGTGTGGCTGTACTAAGCGGCTCATCCTTTGGTGCATTTGGAGAAGGCTATTTACGGTTTTCCTATGCCACCTCTACTGAAAATATCAAGATTGCCCTTAAACGTATTGATGAGGCAATGAAAAAGCTGTAA
- a CDS encoding class I SAM-dependent rRNA methyltransferase — protein MKNEITLKIKSNFIDKYKNGYPLIFQESILNLASLREEGAIVTLVDEKNHFIARGYYGRQNKGYGWVLSRKINEEIDEAFFQSSIASALNQRKSLYQDTETTAFRAFNGEGDGIGGFTIDYFDGYYLINWYSEGIYRFKDMILGALTSLVDPKAIYQKKRFDSSGQYIEADDFVLGERPEFPLIVKENGVNFAIYLNDGAMVGVFLDQRDVRKKIRDQYAKNRSVLNTFSYTGAFSVFAALGGATNTTSVDLANRSLPKTIEQFNINGIDEKDQTIIVQDVFQYFKYANRKNLQFDMVILDPPSFARSKKHTFSASKDYTDLLKQTISITADKGIIVASTNCSTFNMNTFKGFIDKAFKEMKANYRLVEEFSLPEDFKTIKAFTQGNYLKVLFIEKV, from the coding sequence ATGAAAAATGAAATTACGTTAAAAATCAAATCAAACTTTATTGATAAATACAAAAATGGCTATCCCCTTATTTTTCAGGAATCCATACTGAACTTGGCTAGCCTCAGAGAGGAAGGTGCCATTGTTACACTTGTGGATGAAAAGAATCACTTTATTGCCAGGGGATATTACGGACGACAGAATAAGGGATATGGATGGGTTCTGAGCAGAAAGATTAATGAAGAAATTGATGAGGCTTTTTTTCAAAGCAGTATCGCATCGGCCTTAAACCAGCGAAAATCCCTGTACCAGGATACAGAAACCACAGCCTTTAGAGCGTTCAATGGTGAAGGGGATGGTATCGGTGGTTTTACCATTGATTATTTTGATGGCTATTACTTAATCAATTGGTACAGTGAAGGCATTTATCGGTTTAAGGACATGATCCTGGGTGCATTGACCTCCTTGGTTGATCCCAAGGCAATTTATCAAAAAAAACGTTTTGATAGCTCCGGTCAATACATAGAAGCCGATGATTTTGTTTTAGGTGAAAGGCCTGAGTTTCCCCTTATTGTAAAGGAAAATGGTGTCAACTTTGCAATTTACTTAAATGACGGTGCCATGGTGGGTGTGTTTTTAGACCAAAGAGATGTGCGGAAGAAAATTCGGGATCAATATGCAAAGAATAGAAGTGTTTTGAATACATTCTCCTATACAGGAGCCTTCTCAGTATTTGCTGCCCTAGGTGGGGCCACAAATACCACCAGTGTTGATCTGGCCAATCGAAGTCTACCTAAAACCATTGAACAGTTTAATATCAATGGAATCGATGAAAAAGACCAGACCATTATTGTACAGGATGTTTTTCAGTATTTTAAATATGCCAATCGAAAGAATTTACAATTTGATATGGTTATCCTCGATCCACCGAGCTTTGCCAGATCAAAAAAACATACATTTAGTGCATCAAAGGACTATACAGATCTATTGAAGCAGACCATCTCAATTACTGCAGATAAGGGTATTATTGTGGCTTCCACGAACTGTAGCACTTTTAATATGAATACATTTAAGGGTTTCATTGATAAAGCATTCAAAGAGATGAAGGCTAACTACAGATTGGTAGAGGAATTTTCCCTTCCCGAGGATTTCAAAACAATTAAGGCCTTTACCCAGGGTAATTATTTAAAGGTTTTGTTTATTGAAAAAGTATAG